The following are from one region of the Treponema denticola genome:
- a CDS encoding Crp/Fnr family transcriptional regulator yields MLQLSFLNFKKGSYILIEGKSDTDHFYIIQSGKVQVAKEDEVVAEEGGNVLGPGDFLGVVSCMSGHTQIETAIALTDALLISVPYGQFPHLIEKNTSVAMKIIYSFSKKMRYLDEALTRITLKRNVVTGISHLFTIGEYYLRMSKFDLALYAYYHYLKAQPKGEFADAAQKRVMAIKAMGVKIPMEVLEPPTNQMIRLYDKEHMIFCECQSGTELYIIQKGHVKITKILDNNEVLLAVLKEGDMFGEMALLENKPRSASAIVTEEGCQLLAVNRQNFNQMVATQPQLIARLTTTFADRIWAMYKQLANTLIKDHVEKMYDMLAIQLEKSRIKPVKGKYHTFNFGPVELANMCGIPKEEVSEAVTKFLKQPIVRCDGSKISITDELELSKQAAYFKKMQEIEKSRMNARAKSGGYW; encoded by the coding sequence TTGTTACAGCTGTCATTTTTGAATTTTAAAAAAGGCTCATATATTCTCATAGAAGGAAAGTCGGATACCGATCATTTTTATATTATACAAAGCGGAAAGGTGCAAGTCGCAAAGGAAGATGAGGTAGTTGCTGAAGAAGGCGGCAATGTTTTGGGGCCGGGAGACTTTTTAGGTGTTGTTTCCTGTATGTCCGGGCATACTCAAATCGAAACGGCTATTGCTTTGACCGATGCGCTTTTAATTTCAGTTCCATACGGCCAGTTCCCACATCTGATTGAAAAGAATACTTCCGTTGCAATGAAGATAATTTATTCTTTTTCAAAAAAGATGCGCTATTTGGATGAGGCCCTAACCCGCATTACTCTAAAACGGAATGTTGTAACCGGCATTTCCCATCTTTTTACAATCGGTGAATATTATTTGAGGATGTCTAAATTTGATTTGGCCCTTTATGCATATTATCATTATTTAAAGGCTCAGCCCAAGGGTGAATTTGCCGACGCAGCTCAAAAAAGGGTTATGGCTATCAAGGCTATGGGGGTAAAAATCCCTATGGAAGTTCTTGAACCTCCTACAAACCAAATGATAAGGCTCTATGACAAAGAGCACATGATTTTCTGTGAGTGTCAATCCGGAACCGAGCTCTATATTATTCAAAAAGGTCATGTAAAAATAACAAAGATTCTTGATAATAATGAAGTTTTGTTGGCTGTCTTAAAAGAAGGCGATATGTTCGGTGAAATGGCCCTTTTGGAAAATAAACCACGCTCTGCAAGTGCTATTGTTACCGAAGAAGGATGTCAGCTTTTAGCCGTAAACCGACAAAACTTTAATCAAATGGTTGCTACTCAACCTCAGCTGATTGCCCGTCTTACAACTACCTTTGCTGATAGAATTTGGGCAATGTACAAGCAGCTTGCCAATACCCTTATCAAAGACCATGTCGAAAAAATGTATGATATGCTTGCTATTCAGCTTGAAAAATCCAGAATTAAACCCGTAAAGGGCAAGTACCATACCTTTAACTTCGGCCCCGTCGAGTTGGCAAATATGTGCGGCATACCCAAAGAAGAAGTATCCGAGGCCGTTACGAAATTTTTAAAACAACCGATAGTAAGATGTGACGGATCTAAAATTTCCATAACGGACGAGCTGGAGCTTTCAAAGCAGGCCGCCTACTTTAAGAAGATGCAGGAAATTGAAAAATCCCGTATGAATGCCCGTGCAAAGAGCGGCGGATATTGGTAG
- a CDS encoding DUF192 domain-containing protein, which translates to MIFKKVIIVFLMLCFFASCSSQNKMETEDIFIEKISSEETEETNKETKTEESVKKNIEKISVELAITPAQQQRGFMERKLIPEGTGMIFLYKEDTKLRFWMKNTPHPLSIAFIDSSGVIKEIYDMTPYSLETVESTYSVRYALEVPQGMFKRMDIKEGDKLTQETIFLLKRKIQ; encoded by the coding sequence ATGATTTTTAAAAAGGTTATAATAGTATTTTTAATGCTTTGTTTTTTTGCTTCGTGCTCTTCTCAAAATAAAATGGAAACTGAAGATATCTTTATAGAAAAAATCTCAAGTGAGGAGACAGAAGAAACAAATAAAGAAACAAAAACCGAAGAATCCGTTAAGAAAAATATCGAAAAAATAAGTGTGGAACTTGCAATCACTCCTGCCCAGCAGCAAAGAGGCTTTATGGAGCGGAAGCTTATCCCTGAAGGTACGGGAATGATTTTTTTGTATAAGGAAGATACTAAGTTAAGATTTTGGATGAAGAACACGCCACACCCTCTTTCAATTGCTTTTATTGACAGCTCCGGTGTAATTAAAGAAATATACGATATGACGCCTTATAGTTTGGAAACAGTCGAAAGTACTTATTCCGTACGCTATGCTCTTGAAGTTCCTCAAGGTATGTTTAAAAGAATGGATATAAAAGAAGGCGATAAATTGACGCAGGAAACAATTTTTCTTTTAAAGAGAAAGATTCAATAA
- a CDS encoding ATP-dependent 6-phosphofructokinase, producing MKKTDFSISTLGECKIQSPIMLSETHGDLIANYVTDNEFIRYNLDASLGETGEPLTHADLIEKAGPRQKIYFSPNYVHAAIATCGGLCPGINDVIRAIVRCLWTRYGVRRISGIKFGYKGFISEYGFSPVPLTPEAVNGIHKTGGSFLGTSRGGGTRVTEIVDGIEQMNINMVFFIGGDGTQKGALEVSREIERRKLKISVIGIPKTIDNDLSFIQKSFGFDTAIAKATESVAAANMEASSQINGIGLVKLMGRESGFIATHTAIACHEAHFVLIPEVRFELGGENGFLKLLEKKLIENGYALIVAAEGAGQHLMNIEEETDASGNKKLADIGLFLKKEITEYFDKIGMHINLKYIDPSYQIRSSIAAPIDSVYCERLGNNAVHAAMAGKTRTLIGLVNNKFVHLPIEQVVSERKYVNPESSLWRDALDATGQPTIMI from the coding sequence ATGAAAAAAACGGACTTTTCCATTTCTACATTGGGAGAATGTAAAATACAGTCTCCTATTATGCTATCGGAAACACACGGAGATCTGATTGCAAATTATGTTACCGATAACGAATTTATACGGTATAATTTGGATGCCTCCTTGGGTGAAACCGGAGAGCCTTTAACTCATGCCGACCTTATCGAAAAGGCCGGGCCTCGTCAAAAGATCTACTTTAGCCCTAACTATGTACATGCTGCAATTGCTACCTGCGGAGGTTTATGCCCCGGTATAAATGATGTTATAAGGGCTATAGTACGCTGTCTTTGGACAAGGTACGGAGTCCGCCGAATCAGCGGTATAAAATTCGGATATAAGGGATTTATTTCCGAATATGGGTTTTCTCCGGTTCCATTGACTCCTGAAGCAGTAAACGGAATACATAAAACGGGAGGCTCTTTTTTGGGCACTTCCCGAGGCGGAGGTACAAGGGTCACCGAAATAGTAGACGGAATCGAGCAGATGAATATCAATATGGTATTTTTTATCGGCGGTGACGGTACGCAAAAAGGAGCTCTCGAAGTTTCAAGAGAAATTGAAAGACGTAAATTAAAAATTTCGGTAATAGGTATTCCCAAAACGATAGATAATGATCTTTCTTTTATACAAAAGTCTTTCGGATTCGATACGGCTATTGCAAAAGCTACCGAATCTGTTGCCGCTGCCAATATGGAGGCCAGCTCGCAAATCAACGGTATAGGTTTGGTAAAGCTTATGGGAAGGGAGTCGGGCTTTATCGCAACCCATACGGCTATTGCCTGTCATGAGGCGCACTTTGTTCTTATACCTGAAGTCCGCTTTGAATTGGGCGGTGAAAACGGCTTTTTAAAACTTTTGGAAAAAAAGCTTATTGAAAATGGTTATGCCCTCATTGTTGCAGCCGAAGGCGCCGGTCAGCATTTAATGAATATTGAAGAAGAAACGGATGCTTCAGGAAACAAAAAACTTGCGGATATAGGTTTGTTTTTGAAAAAAGAAATAACCGAGTATTTTGATAAGATCGGGATGCATATAAACTTAAAATACATTGATCCCAGTTATCAGATTAGATCTTCAATTGCAGCTCCCATTGACTCGGTTTATTGCGAACGCTTAGGCAACAATGCGGTTCATGCCGCTATGGCAGGGAAGACCCGCACCCTTATAGGGCTTGTAAACAATAAATTTGTACACCTGCCGATTGAACAAGTTGTCTCGGAAAGAAAATATGTCAACCCTGAAAGTTCTTTGTGGCGGGATGCACTGGATGCTACAGGCCAGCCCACTATAATGATATAA